A genomic stretch from Candidatus Hydrogenisulfobacillus filiaventi includes:
- a CDS encoding Protease I produces the protein MAKVLILTGDAGESLEVLYPYQRLREEGYEVHIAAPERKVIQTVVHDFEAGFDTYTEKPGYRVRADLDFKHVNPDNYVALVIPGGRAPEYIRNDPDFQRIVKAFFEREAPVAQLCHAPLALGPLGLLKGRQSAGYPALAPDITAAGATFVDGAAVVDGTMVSARAWPDHPEWMREFIRILRQRAPVNA, from the coding sequence ATGGCAAAAGTCCTCATCCTAACCGGTGATGCCGGGGAATCCCTGGAGGTGCTGTACCCCTATCAGCGGCTGCGGGAGGAAGGGTACGAAGTCCATATCGCGGCCCCTGAGCGCAAGGTCATCCAGACGGTGGTCCATGACTTCGAGGCGGGATTCGACACCTACACCGAAAAGCCCGGGTACCGGGTGCGGGCCGACCTGGACTTCAAGCATGTAAATCCTGACAACTACGTGGCCCTGGTCATCCCCGGCGGCCGCGCGCCGGAATACATCCGCAACGACCCTGACTTCCAGCGCATCGTCAAGGCCTTCTTCGAGCGCGAGGCACCGGTGGCGCAATTGTGCCATGCCCCCCTGGCCCTGGGCCCACTGGGCCTGTTAAAGGGCCGCCAGAGTGCGGGCTACCCGGCCCTGGCCCCCGACATCACCGCGGCCGGGGCCACCTTTGTGGACGGGGCGGCGGTGGTGGACGGCACCATGGTCTCCGCCCGCGCCTGGCCCGATCACCCGGAATGGATGCGGGAATTCATCCGGATCCTGCGCCAGCGGGCTCCGGTCAACGCCTGA
- a CDS encoding SSD domain-containing protein produces the protein MAALARRPGVRVEAVTPTAVSNAVLREAKRTLHVSGLIALPLLLVLLFLVYDSLVAALLPLLVAGVGATGALAVIDVLEAHLRLSVYLTDIVSFFALGVGIDYSLFLSTRFRTALRRGSPVEAAVDEAMATAGRSVFFSGLAVGLSLLSLLIPRTPYWNGLAIGGAVAVFAVLAVTLTFLPALLAILGHATERGRLPRPAALTRFWAGLARRLLARPLPVLLAGLVLLAVPAWWARQFVMSTPANLGALLAPDTRLHLAVVRQQQDFGAGSIAPLPVVLESPRPLTRAAVWATAERVARRLGRLGDVARVAAPAGPPSTLARLAAGPLPAVLRPFAAPPGWIQLTVVARSGPDSTATARLLSRMQGVLAATLPRGWRWGIGGVLGLVHSFNRLVARSLPWVLAATAAVALGVLFAATGSLAAAGLGLVFDGLVALATAGVLVLVVQDGRWGFAPQHLDSSITPIIFVMLFGLSMDYEVILVHRIREYARRGLEARAAAEAGLADTGGMITGAGLTMVTVFLAELVSRLPVIRTLAVGMSVALLLDILVARMLLVPGSLALLGRWAWWPGYRWPLPDPPAADGA, from the coding sequence GTGGCCGCCCTGGCCCGGCGGCCGGGGGTGCGGGTGGAGGCGGTTACCCCCACCGCTGTCAGCAACGCCGTGCTGCGGGAGGCGAAGCGCACCCTGCATGTCTCCGGCCTGATCGCCCTGCCCCTGTTGCTGGTGCTGTTGTTCCTGGTCTACGACTCCCTGGTGGCGGCCCTCCTGCCCCTGCTGGTGGCGGGAGTGGGGGCGACGGGGGCGCTGGCGGTCATCGACGTTCTGGAAGCGCACCTCCGGTTGTCGGTGTACCTGACCGACATTGTGAGCTTCTTTGCCCTGGGGGTCGGGATTGATTACTCCCTTTTCCTCAGCACCCGCTTCCGCACCGCCCTGCGGCGCGGAAGCCCGGTGGAGGCGGCGGTGGACGAGGCCATGGCCACCGCCGGGCGCTCGGTGTTCTTTTCCGGGTTGGCGGTGGGGCTGTCCCTCTTGAGCCTGTTGATCCCCCGCACCCCCTACTGGAACGGGCTGGCCATCGGGGGGGCGGTGGCGGTATTCGCGGTGCTGGCGGTGACCCTTACCTTTCTGCCCGCGCTGCTGGCCATCCTGGGGCATGCCACCGAACGGGGCCGCCTGCCGCGGCCTGCCGCGCTGACCCGGTTCTGGGCGGGCCTCGCCCGACGCCTGCTGGCCCGGCCGCTGCCGGTGCTGCTGGCGGGGCTGGTGCTGCTGGCGGTGCCGGCCTGGTGGGCACGCCAGTTCGTCATGTCCACGCCCGCCAACCTGGGGGCCCTGCTGGCCCCCGATACCCGGCTGCACCTGGCGGTGGTGCGCCAGCAGCAGGATTTCGGGGCCGGCTCCATCGCGCCCCTGCCGGTGGTGCTGGAAAGCCCCCGGCCCCTGACCCGTGCGGCGGTGTGGGCCACCGCGGAACGGGTGGCCCGGCGGCTGGGCCGGCTGGGGGATGTGGCGCGGGTGGCGGCGCCCGCGGGGCCGCCCTCGACGTTGGCCCGGCTGGCAGCCGGGCCCCTGCCGGCCGTCTTGCGCCCGTTTGCCGCCCCGCCCGGCTGGATCCAGCTGACGGTGGTGGCCCGTTCCGGCCCGGATAGTACCGCCACCGCCCGCTTGCTGTCCCGCATGCAGGGGGTGCTGGCCGCCACCCTGCCCCGGGGCTGGCGGTGGGGCATCGGGGGGGTGCTGGGGCTGGTGCACTCCTTCAACCGGCTGGTCGCCCGCTCCCTGCCGTGGGTGCTGGCCGCCACCGCCGCCGTGGCGCTGGGGGTGCTCTTTGCCGCTACCGGGTCCCTGGCGGCGGCGGGGCTGGGCCTGGTTTTTGACGGGCTGGTGGCCCTGGCCACCGCCGGGGTGCTGGTGCTGGTGGTGCAGGACGGACGCTGGGGCTTTGCCCCCCAACATCTGGACAGCAGCATCACTCCCATCATCTTCGTCATGCTGTTCGGGCTTTCGATGGATTATGAAGTCATCCTGGTCCACCGCATCCGCGAATACGCCCGCCGGGGCCTGGAGGCGCGGGCGGCGGCGGAGGCGGGCCTGGCCGACACGGGGGGCATGATCACCGGGGCGGGCCTTACCATGGTGACGGTGTTCCTGGCCGAGCTGGTGAGCCGTCTGCCGGTCATCCGCACCCTGGCGGTGGGCATGAGCGTGGCCCTGCTCCTGGACATCCTGGTGGCGCGGATGCTGCTGGTGCCCGGTTCCCTCGCCCTC
- a CDS encoding protein of unknown function (Evidence 5 : Unknown function): MLAPAPAAYPYSYYFDFIQGPNNGCIFIHKPV, from the coding sequence TTGTTGGCGCCGGCCCCGGCTGCCTATCCTTATTCATATTATTTTGACTTTATTCAAGGACCCAACAACGGTTGCATTTTCATTCACAAGCCCGTATAG
- a CDS encoding protein of unknown function (Evidence 5 : Unknown function), translated as MYRHLAAVAMAAGAGWGRPGCRWPQSGWKTEEAGLKWMRWRWWLVTLWVLVAAVALPEALQVTHGLVGGGFDNPRGRAAWADHQLYRFRAGAAPTLSWLVEGAGAGTVQTAWTRALVQVGGRPLLLPAGLVHIGALPGHPRSVMLDVALPPGPAAARLRQAGGGGGGRPGPAAGGAGGGGYPHRCQQRRAAGGEAHPACLRPDRPAPVAGAVVPGLRLPGGGPPAPAGGGSGGDGGAGGHRRSGSAPPVVGVPDRHCELLCPGGRD; from the coding sequence TTGTACCGTCATCTTGCGGCGGTCGCCATGGCCGCGGGCGCCGGATGGGGCCGGCCGGGGTGCCGGTGGCCGCAATCGGGATGGAAAACGGAGGAAGCGGGATTGAAGTGGATGCGCTGGCGCTGGTGGCTGGTCACGCTGTGGGTGCTGGTGGCGGCGGTCGCGCTGCCCGAAGCCCTGCAGGTCACCCACGGTCTGGTGGGGGGCGGATTTGACAACCCGCGCGGGCGGGCGGCCTGGGCGGATCACCAGCTCTACCGCTTCCGGGCCGGCGCGGCCCCCACCCTCAGCTGGCTGGTGGAGGGTGCCGGCGCCGGGACCGTGCAGACAGCCTGGACCCGGGCGCTGGTGCAGGTGGGCGGGCGGCCGCTGCTGCTCCCGGCCGGGCTGGTGCACATCGGGGCCCTGCCCGGCCACCCCCGTTCGGTGATGCTGGACGTGGCCCTGCCGCCGGGGCCGGCGGCGGCCCGGCTGCGGCAGGCAGGGGGCGGCGGCGGTGGCCGCCCTGGCCCGGCGGCCGGGGGTGCGGGTGGAGGCGGTTACCCCCACCGCTGTCAGCAACGCCGTGCTGCGGGAGGCGAAGCGCACCCTGCATGTCTCCGGCCTGATCGCCCTGCCCCTGTTGCTGGTGCTGTTGTTCCTGGTCTACGACTCCCTGGTGGCGGCCCTCCTGCCCCTGCTGGTGGCGGGAGTGGGGGCGACGGGGGCGCTGGCGGTCATCGACGTTCTGGAAGCGCACCTCCGGTTGTCGGTGTACCTGACCGACATTGTGAGCTTCTTTGCCCTGGGGGTCGGGATTGA
- a CDS encoding dTDP-4-dehydrorhamnose reductase, translating to MRSVVIGASGQVGTAVAAVAAERGEVRGTAFRHPAPGLTPLDMTDGEAVARFLDEAEPDVVWIPAAATDVDRCERDPEWGYTVNVLGPRRVAEAAELRGLKVVFFSTDYVFDGRHGPYSEDDPPRPLMAYGRQKLDAERWLLDHCTRLLIVRTAWIYSEEARPRNFVYRVLEQLASGQPVPAAIDQLNTPTYASDLVRRALDLLERGTQGVVHLAGRDRMSRYALTRTIAGLAGYDPGPVRPVRLAALQLPAPRPLDGGLVSVRAEPSPHTAQQDLATAVGRLLRRPEAGA from the coding sequence GTGCGCAGCGTCGTCATCGGGGCCTCGGGTCAGGTCGGCACCGCGGTGGCCGCGGTGGCGGCGGAGCGGGGCGAGGTGCGGGGCACCGCCTTCCGCCATCCGGCCCCGGGTCTGACCCCGCTCGACATGACGGACGGGGAGGCGGTCGCCCGCTTCCTGGACGAGGCGGAACCGGATGTGGTCTGGATCCCGGCCGCCGCCACCGACGTCGACCGCTGCGAGCGGGATCCGGAATGGGGCTACACGGTCAATGTGCTGGGTCCGCGCCGGGTCGCGGAGGCGGCCGAACTGCGGGGCCTCAAGGTGGTCTTCTTTTCTACCGATTACGTGTTCGACGGCCGCCATGGCCCCTACAGCGAGGACGACCCGCCCCGGCCCCTGATGGCCTACGGGCGGCAGAAGCTGGATGCGGAGCGCTGGCTGCTCGACCACTGCACCCGCCTGCTCATTGTGCGCACGGCCTGGATCTATAGCGAGGAAGCCCGGCCCCGCAATTTCGTCTACCGCGTGCTGGAGCAGCTGGCGTCCGGACAGCCGGTGCCGGCCGCTATCGACCAGTTGAATACCCCCACCTACGCTTCCGACCTGGTGCGCCGGGCGTTGGATCTCCTGGAGCGCGGGACCCAGGGGGTGGTGCACCTGGCGGGGCGGGACCGCATGAGCCGCTACGCCCTGACCCGCACCATTGCCGGCCTGGCCGGCTACGACCCGGGGCCGGTGCGGCCGGTGCGCCTGGCCGCGCTGCAGCTGCCGGCGCCGCGGCCCCTGGACGGGGGCCTGGTCAGCGTGCGGGCGGAGCCCAGCCCGCATACCGCTCAGCAGGACCTGGCGACGGCGGTGGGCCGTCTGCTGCGCCGGCCGGAGGCCGGCGCCTAA
- a CDS encoding Histidine phosphatase family protein has protein sequence MNRTLDVYLIRHGESEANAAGRLASRLWDPHLTEKGRQEAAALLERLRPLPVVALLSSPLARARETIAPLAEALGLPVTILPDLREVDLGRWDGERLADIAGRDPEHYRRWRQDPERYPPPGGEPIRAVGARVLAALDAWAGDTTGTVIAATHADCLKGVVLEVLDAAGPAARRLLVPNGAVVHLRRLPEGWMLVLDR, from the coding sequence GTGAACCGCACGCTCGACGTGTACCTGATCCGCCACGGGGAGAGCGAGGCCAATGCCGCCGGCCGGCTGGCCTCCCGCCTGTGGGACCCCCACCTGACCGAAAAAGGCCGGCAGGAGGCGGCGGCCCTGCTGGAGCGGCTACGGCCGCTGCCGGTGGTAGCCCTGCTGTCGAGCCCCCTCGCCCGGGCACGCGAAACCATCGCCCCCCTGGCCGAGGCGTTGGGCCTGCCGGTGACTATCCTCCCCGATCTCCGGGAAGTGGACCTCGGCCGCTGGGACGGGGAACGCCTGGCCGATATCGCCGGCCGCGACCCCGAGCACTACCGCCGCTGGCGTCAGGACCCCGAACGCTATCCGCCCCCCGGAGGGGAACCCATCCGGGCGGTGGGGGCCCGGGTGCTGGCCGCCCTGGATGCCTGGGCGGGGGACACCACCGGCACCGTCATCGCTGCCACCCATGCCGACTGCCTCAAGGGGGTGGTGCTGGAGGTGCTGGACGCAGCCGGCCCCGCCGCCCGGCGGCTGCTGGTGCCCAATGGGGCGGTGGTCCACCTTCGGCGCCTGCCCGAGGGCTGGATGCTGGTGCTGGACCGTTAG
- a CDS encoding Glutamine amidotransferase type-2 domain-containing protein, producing MDPALSPRLASWVHRYIGQERDACALFGIVRKEATAADQESPWQLAVEALTAMDHRAGWVDGKSDGTGILADIPVAAWNARLQTAGLEPVAGSERFWLLTTVTPIGERRAMNEALTGVLAAFGFRLLLSHTELGDGRDLLEAHALLYEGTGSLPERTRFALLEELERAFPGRIASLSRRYTVLKVTNGPQRLAEILRANWGESYLPRAVIGHNRFSTNTTTELSRVQPFVNLAHNGEIDTIDQLEREMVAFGIEAIPSGSDSQNLDRVVSALAWQEGLSPAEAVRLAVAPSPALIDRLPAAGRAAWRYLEALWGPWAQGPAGVLVLEGNSLVAAVDAMGLRPLWLLETAEAFILASEPGVVPSGRWVAEPRSIGPGELLALEWEDGGPVRVVEGEEVFRRLAARIPDTVIPEVSLPPATEPGPEVPAWRYVADGWHKDDQTLVQTWAREGKEPIGSLGFDGPLAALSEGLANLSDYLQETVAVVTNPALDRERESEHFRLEQYVGRRPSWDRPWVPGDGLWLKRPWLDHAGLEALIARFAPRVARFPLLWDPAVDEITTAERLAEAVLEALENSEVRLVVLSDEGAYRSPQGPAALDPALAVATLDRRLRNTRRRRDVGVVVESGMIRNLHDIMVLLGLGAEAVVPSLLWALVPPERRTVVSDVLASGAEKVLSTMGIHELEGYGHVFSAIGLPEAMARALGVVSFAAPAAMDAFLVRRADEARTRLACFGQEQLKPTAIPRATGHVHRAAQELAEGTISGLEYRQRTREWEARHPIALRHTLGFRNLRGGRHSGGTVDLSMGEHDLPFVISSMSFGSQGETAFRAYAEAARILNMLAMNGEGGEIPDMVGRYYRWRGHQIASGRFGINTAMINGAAYAEIKIGQGAKPGEGGHLPGTKVSVKVAQARKAVPGIDLISPSNNHDLYSIEDLQELIDELKEAHPGLKVVVKVPVVPNIGTIAVGIVKAGADVVNLSGFDGGTGAARMHALRHVGLPADIGVPVVHAALTLAGLRNRAEIWADGGMRSADDVLRMILLGANRVGFGTLAMVALGCTVCRRCQTDTCHVGIATQIESLEEARERGLRKFQPQELDRAVTHLVRFFSGLGDALAENLRELGITRLADAVGQSQYLVQERFREQVAYEDFIAQSALAVNEAQSSEAVVGLAEGAPLGAPLKPATRFSSRTRLIGTGPSGQKVRQNDPGLLTLPRVQHVAGQGFGAFLSEGVTLIAEGGAQDGVGKSASGGTIAVMKSRGAHGRWLGGHVGKSLGYGAQGGTLIVQGTADARAGIRLAGADVIIAGDDIDRVPAAPDDWRGTLIRGFGFEYMTRGRALVLGDPGPWLAAGMTGGVLYLMVDPARGLTVDHLRSRLAANAKVSLRPIDSEDLTAIQELAGKLAEAYRNTGQDHRVPALEALVADARRHFWKVVPGLAQTDQTEATE from the coding sequence ATGGATCCTGCGCTTTCCCCTCGCTTGGCGAGCTGGGTTCACCGGTACATCGGGCAGGAGCGGGACGCCTGTGCCCTGTTCGGCATCGTGCGCAAGGAGGCCACGGCGGCGGACCAGGAGTCCCCGTGGCAGCTGGCGGTGGAGGCCCTGACGGCCATGGATCACCGGGCCGGCTGGGTGGACGGCAAGAGCGACGGCACCGGCATCCTGGCCGATATCCCGGTGGCGGCCTGGAACGCCCGCCTGCAGACGGCCGGCCTGGAGCCGGTGGCCGGCAGTGAGCGGTTCTGGCTCCTGACCACCGTCACCCCCATTGGGGAGCGGCGGGCCATGAATGAGGCCCTCACCGGGGTTCTGGCGGCCTTCGGTTTCCGGCTGCTCCTCTCCCACACCGAGCTGGGCGACGGGCGCGACCTGCTGGAGGCCCACGCCCTGCTCTACGAAGGGACGGGCAGCCTGCCCGAGCGGACGCGCTTCGCCCTGCTCGAGGAGCTGGAGCGGGCCTTCCCCGGCCGGATCGCCTCCCTGAGCCGGCGCTACACGGTGCTCAAGGTCACCAACGGGCCCCAGCGCCTGGCGGAAATCCTGCGCGCCAACTGGGGGGAAAGCTACCTGCCGCGGGCGGTCATCGGGCACAACCGCTTTTCCACCAACACCACCACCGAGCTATCGCGGGTGCAGCCCTTCGTCAACCTGGCCCACAACGGCGAGATCGACACCATCGACCAGCTGGAGCGGGAGATGGTGGCCTTCGGCATCGAGGCCATCCCGTCGGGTAGTGACTCCCAGAACCTGGACCGGGTGGTCAGTGCCCTGGCCTGGCAGGAAGGCCTGAGCCCGGCCGAGGCCGTGCGGCTGGCAGTGGCGCCCTCCCCCGCCCTCATCGACCGCCTGCCGGCGGCCGGGCGCGCGGCCTGGCGCTACCTGGAGGCCCTCTGGGGCCCCTGGGCCCAGGGTCCGGCCGGGGTACTGGTGCTGGAGGGCAACAGCCTGGTGGCGGCGGTGGACGCCATGGGCCTGCGGCCCCTCTGGCTGCTGGAGACGGCCGAAGCCTTCATCCTGGCCTCGGAGCCGGGGGTGGTGCCCTCCGGGCGCTGGGTGGCGGAGCCGCGCTCCATCGGGCCCGGCGAGCTGCTGGCCCTGGAATGGGAGGACGGGGGCCCGGTCCGGGTGGTGGAAGGCGAGGAGGTCTTCCGCCGGCTGGCCGCCCGTATCCCGGACACCGTCATCCCCGAGGTTTCCCTGCCCCCGGCAACGGAGCCGGGGCCGGAGGTGCCGGCCTGGCGGTACGTGGCCGACGGTTGGCACAAGGACGACCAGACCCTGGTGCAGACCTGGGCACGGGAGGGCAAGGAGCCCATCGGTTCCCTGGGTTTTGACGGCCCCCTGGCAGCCCTCTCCGAGGGCCTGGCCAACCTGAGCGACTACCTGCAGGAAACGGTGGCGGTGGTGACCAACCCGGCCCTCGACCGGGAGCGGGAGAGCGAGCACTTCCGCCTGGAGCAGTACGTCGGCCGCCGTCCCTCCTGGGACCGGCCCTGGGTGCCGGGGGACGGGCTGTGGCTCAAGCGGCCCTGGCTGGACCACGCGGGGCTGGAGGCCCTCATCGCGCGCTTCGCACCCCGGGTCGCCCGCTTCCCCCTGCTGTGGGATCCGGCGGTGGATGAGATCACCACCGCGGAACGGCTGGCGGAGGCGGTACTGGAAGCACTGGAGAACAGCGAGGTTCGGCTGGTGGTCCTCAGTGACGAGGGGGCCTACCGGAGCCCCCAGGGTCCGGCCGCCCTGGATCCCGCCCTGGCTGTGGCCACCCTCGACCGCCGGCTGCGCAACACCCGCCGGCGCCGGGACGTGGGCGTGGTGGTGGAAAGCGGTATGATCCGCAACCTGCATGACATCATGGTCCTGCTGGGGCTGGGGGCGGAAGCGGTGGTGCCCAGCCTGCTCTGGGCCCTGGTGCCGCCGGAGCGGCGGACGGTGGTCAGTGACGTGCTGGCCTCGGGCGCGGAAAAGGTGCTTTCCACCATGGGCATACATGAGCTGGAGGGCTACGGGCACGTCTTCTCCGCCATCGGCCTGCCGGAAGCGATGGCGCGCGCCCTGGGCGTGGTCAGCTTTGCCGCCCCGGCCGCCATGGACGCCTTCCTGGTGCGGCGGGCGGACGAGGCGCGCACCCGCCTGGCCTGCTTCGGGCAGGAGCAGCTGAAGCCCACCGCCATCCCGCGGGCAACCGGGCACGTGCACCGGGCCGCCCAGGAGCTGGCGGAGGGCACCATCAGCGGCCTCGAGTACCGGCAGCGGACCCGGGAATGGGAGGCCCGCCACCCCATCGCGCTGCGCCACACGCTGGGGTTCCGCAACCTGCGCGGGGGCCGGCACAGCGGGGGCACGGTGGACCTCTCCATGGGGGAGCACGACCTGCCGTTCGTCATCTCCTCCATGTCGTTCGGGTCCCAGGGGGAAACCGCCTTCCGGGCCTACGCCGAGGCGGCCCGCATCCTCAACATGCTGGCCATGAACGGGGAGGGCGGCGAAATCCCGGACATGGTCGGCCGCTACTACCGCTGGCGGGGGCATCAGATCGCGTCTGGGCGCTTCGGCATCAACACCGCCATGATTAACGGCGCCGCCTATGCCGAGATCAAGATCGGGCAGGGGGCCAAGCCCGGCGAGGGCGGTCACCTGCCCGGGACCAAGGTGTCGGTCAAGGTGGCCCAGGCGCGCAAGGCTGTGCCCGGGATCGACCTCATCTCGCCCAGCAACAACCACGACCTCTACTCCATCGAGGACCTGCAGGAGCTTATCGACGAGCTTAAGGAGGCCCACCCGGGGTTGAAGGTGGTGGTGAAGGTGCCGGTGGTGCCCAACATCGGCACCATCGCCGTTGGCATCGTCAAGGCGGGGGCGGACGTGGTCAACCTGTCCGGATTCGACGGCGGCACGGGGGCGGCCCGCATGCATGCCCTGCGCCATGTCGGGCTGCCGGCCGACATCGGGGTGCCGGTGGTGCACGCTGCCCTGACCCTGGCCGGCCTGCGCAACCGGGCCGAGATCTGGGCCGACGGCGGCATGCGCAGCGCCGACGACGTCCTGCGCATGATCCTGCTGGGGGCCAACCGGGTAGGCTTCGGCACCCTGGCTATGGTGGCGCTGGGCTGCACCGTCTGCCGGCGCTGCCAGACCGACACCTGCCACGTAGGCATCGCCACCCAGATTGAGAGCCTGGAGGAGGCGCGGGAACGGGGGCTACGCAAGTTCCAGCCCCAGGAGCTCGACCGCGCCGTCACCCACTTGGTGCGCTTCTTCTCCGGCCTGGGCGACGCCCTGGCCGAGAACCTGCGCGAGCTGGGCATCACCCGCCTGGCCGATGCGGTGGGCCAGTCCCAGTACCTCGTGCAGGAGCGCTTCCGGGAGCAGGTGGCCTACGAGGACTTCATCGCCCAAAGTGCGTTGGCGGTTAACGAGGCCCAGTCCAGCGAGGCGGTGGTGGGCCTGGCGGAAGGGGCCCCCCTGGGGGCGCCCCTGAAGCCCGCCACCCGCTTCTCCAGCCGCACCCGCCTCATCGGCACCGGGCCCTCGGGCCAGAAGGTGCGCCAGAACGACCCCGGCCTCCTCACCCTGCCGCGGGTGCAGCACGTGGCCGGTCAGGGCTTCGGTGCCTTCCTCAGTGAGGGGGTCACCCTCATCGCCGAGGGCGGGGCTCAGGACGGGGTCGGCAAGAGCGCCTCGGGGGGCACCATCGCGGTGATGAAGAGCCGCGGGGCCCACGGCCGCTGGCTGGGCGGGCATGTCGGCAAGAGCCTGGGCTACGGTGCCCAGGGCGGCACCCTGATTGTGCAGGGGACCGCCGACGCCCGCGCCGGCATCCGTCTGGCGGGCGCGGACGTCATCATCGCCGGTGATGACATCGACCGCGTGCCGGCGGCGCCCGACGACTGGCGGGGGACCCTCATCCGCGGCTTCGGTTTCGAGTACATGACCCGCGGACGGGCCCTGGTGTTGGGCGATCCCGGGCCCTGGCTGGCAGCGGGGATGACGGGCGGGGTGCTCTACCTCATGGTCGACCCCGCACGCGGGCTGACGGTGGATCATCTGCGTTCGCGCCTGGCCGCCAACGCCAAGGTGTCCCTACGGCCCATCGACAGCGAGGACCTGACCGCCATCCAGGAGCTGGCCGGCAAGCTGGCCGAGGCCTACCGTAACACCGGCCAGGATCACCGGGTGCCGGCCCTGGAGGCGCTGGTAGCCGACGCGCGGCGGCATTTCTGGAAGGTGGTGCCCGGCCTGGCGCAGACCGACCAGACCGAAGCCACCGAATGA
- a CDS encoding Nitro_FeMo-Co domain-containing protein, with product MAIRICVPVNPDGTIDPRWGRAARVALVDVEPAAEAEGEPRITGWNEVAVGWDVLHDQSVEGEHHARVARFLMENQVTHVLAYTMGGGMAHMLQRMHLGLGMGAMGDARAAVREFAGRIQAQEQQ from the coding sequence GTGGCAATACGGATCTGTGTCCCCGTAAACCCCGATGGGACCATCGACCCCCGCTGGGGCCGTGCGGCGCGGGTGGCGCTAGTGGATGTCGAACCGGCCGCCGAGGCGGAGGGGGAGCCCCGCATTACCGGCTGGAACGAGGTGGCGGTGGGCTGGGATGTGCTGCACGACCAGAGCGTCGAAGGGGAGCATCATGCCCGGGTGGCGCGCTTCCTGATGGAGAATCAGGTCACGCATGTCCTGGCCTACACCATGGGAGGCGGCATGGCCCACATGCTGCAGCGCATGCACCTGGGGCTGGGCATGGGCGCCATGGGGGACGCCCGGGCCGCGGTGCGGGAGTTCGCCGGCCGGATTCAGGCCCAAGAGCAGCAGTAG
- a CDS encoding MFS domain-containing protein, with translation MAAPAAGRTTAATLPWGRALLLTGVLLVVGSDLYLVAPLLPLIRRALGVGLPAAGLLVSGFAAAYTLASPALGRVSDRFGRRRTLLGGLGLFVLAEWASALAPDYPALLAARVAAGVAAAAVTPAVYAQLGDEFPYGRRGLAMGLASAGFALATVAGVPLGLLLAGVAGWRGTLAVLAAAAMAAAVGLALRLPPAGPGPDPAGALPPLPWARVWRVQAASLAAFAALGLVYTYLPAALGRAGMGRGAIAGVLAVYGLLGLGGNLGWGVAGDRLGKRRATLVAMGAQGATLPLLAWAAAGNRTAWWLAAAWGFGAAGAYIAQLKALASAVPAAARGRSLAWNNAALYAGLSLGSAAGGVLVARWGYPAAAWAALPLLAAGWGLLAAGPQTAGGGPPARPR, from the coding sequence ATGGCGGCACCGGCGGCCGGACGCACGACGGCGGCCACGCTACCCTGGGGGCGGGCGCTCCTCCTCACCGGGGTGCTGCTGGTGGTGGGCAGCGACCTCTACCTGGTGGCGCCCCTCCTGCCCCTCATCCGGCGGGCCCTGGGGGTGGGGTTGCCGGCCGCCGGGCTGCTGGTCAGCGGTTTTGCCGCCGCTTACACCCTGGCGTCGCCGGCCCTGGGGCGCGTCAGCGACCGCTTCGGGCGCCGCCGCACCCTGCTGGGCGGGCTGGGCCTGTTTGTGCTGGCGGAATGGGCCTCCGCCCTGGCACCCGACTACCCGGCTCTGCTGGCGGCGCGGGTGGCAGCCGGGGTGGCGGCAGCGGCCGTGACCCCGGCGGTCTATGCCCAGCTGGGGGACGAGTTCCCCTACGGCCGTCGCGGGCTGGCCATGGGCCTGGCTTCGGCTGGGTTCGCGCTGGCCACGGTGGCGGGCGTTCCCCTGGGCCTGCTCCTGGCCGGGGTGGCCGGGTGGCGGGGGACGCTGGCGGTGCTGGCGGCAGCCGCCATGGCGGCCGCGGTGGGGCTGGCCCTGCGCCTGCCGCCGGCGGGCCCGGGCCCGGACCCCGCCGGTGCCCTGCCGCCCTTGCCCTGGGCGCGGGTGTGGCGGGTGCAGGCAGCCAGCCTGGCGGCCTTTGCCGCCCTGGGGCTGGTGTACACCTACCTGCCGGCGGCCCTGGGGCGGGCCGGGATGGGGCGGGGCGCGATCGCCGGGGTCCTGGCGGTCTACGGGCTCCTGGGGCTGGGCGGCAACCTGGGCTGGGGCGTGGCCGGGGACCGGCTGGGCAAGCGCCGGGCCACCCTGGTGGCGATGGGGGCACAGGGCGCCACCCTGCCGCTGCTGGCCTGGGCCGCGGCCGGGAACCGGACCGCCTGGTGGCTGGCGGCCGCCTGGGGCTTCGGGGCGGCCGGCGCCTACATCGCCCAGCTGAAGGCCCTGGCCTCGGCGGTGCCGGCAGCGGCCCGCGGGCGCAGCCTGGCCTGGAACAATGCCGCCCTGTACGCCGGCCTCTCCCTGGGCTCGGCGGCGGGGGGCGTGCTGGTGGCCCGTTGGGGATATCCGGCCGCCGCCTGGGCGGCGCTGCCGCTGCTGGCGGCGGGGTGGGGACTGCTGGCGGCAGGCCCGCAAACGGCCGGGGGCGGGCCCCCAGCCCGCCCCCGCTGA